Proteins from a single region of Desulfobacter postgatei 2ac9:
- a CDS encoding regulatory protein RecX: MSVEKAYQKALGYLSKSPKTIRQMKKYLTDKGYDGNIIDQVIVQLSNFNYLDDRAFARGFIESRIRYKPKSVFALGFELRKKGIDPALAEELLSVYKDEDLALKAVETKKQSWNSLDESECRKKIINYLRYRGFDYSVCQTVCRIFQTEP; the protein is encoded by the coding sequence ATGAGTGTTGAAAAAGCATACCAAAAGGCCTTGGGGTATCTGTCAAAAAGCCCTAAAACAATCCGGCAGATGAAAAAATATCTGACTGATAAAGGATATGACGGCAATATTATCGATCAGGTTATTGTGCAGTTGTCAAACTTTAATTACCTTGACGATAGAGCATTTGCACGCGGGTTTATCGAAAGCCGAATCCGTTACAAACCCAAATCCGTATTTGCCCTTGGATTTGAGCTGCGCAAAAAAGGTATCGACCCGGCACTTGCTGAAGAACTGCTATCTGTATATAAAGACGAGGATCTGGCATTAAAAGCCGTTGAAACTAAAAAGCAGTCCTGGAACAGTCTGGATGAATCGGAATGCAGAAAAAAAATAATCAACTATTTGCGTTACAGAGGGTTTGATTACAGTGTGTGTCAAACTGTATGTCGGATATTTCAAACAGAGCCGTGA